In Papaver somniferum cultivar HN1 chromosome 1, ASM357369v1, whole genome shotgun sequence, a genomic segment contains:
- the LOC113331148 gene encoding uncharacterized protein LOC113331148: MAASRMMMLSQPSLVLPSLRRQCRNNPIGFRRGMQNVPLKVVAMAEESSAGNGVAEKVAIAGGLISNPVIGWSLYTLKTTGCGLPPGPGGSIGALEGVSYLVIAGIVGWSLYTKSKTGSGLPNGPFGLLGAVEGLSYLALLGVIVVFGLQFLDQGFIPGPVPVPGDKCFG, translated from the coding sequence ATGGCGGCTTCTAGGATGATGATGTTGTCGCAACCGTCACTGGTGCTTCCGTCGTTACGGCGTCAATGCCGTAATAATCCAATAGGATTTAGAAGAGGAATGCAAAATGTACCTCTCAAAGTGGTAGCAATGGCAGAAGAAAGTAGTGCTGGTAATGGGGTTGCTGAGAAAGTAGCTATAGCTGGTGGATTGATTTCGAATCCGGTAATCGGATGGTCTCTATACACACTTAAGACAACAGGGTGTGGTTTACCACCTGGTCCAGGAGGATCAATAGGTGCGCTTGAAGGTGtaagttatttagttattgctggaattgttggttggtctttgtatacaaaatctaaaactggttctggtctTCCGAACGGACCTTTTGGTTTGTTGGGTGCTGTTGAAGGCTTGTCTTACTTAGCTTTACTTGGAGTAATAGTTGTGTTTGGTTTGCAATTCTTGGATCAGGGTTTCATCCCTGGACCAGTTCCTGTTCC